TTCGAGCACCTTTCGGACTTCGGCGGCATTTTTGACTCCGTGTTGATTGTTGACATCAAGTCGCTGGTGAGCGAACACGACGGTTTTTTTCGTGGTGTTGGACAAGTCAGCTTTGAGCCAGTCGAGTTCGGCTGCGGGGATGTTCGGATCCGTCCAGACGAAATTTTTCCGGCCGTAGGGCTGTCCATCGCTGCGGAAGCAAGAGTCGAGAACGACGAAGTGATAGTCGCCAGAATCGAAAGAATAGTACGACTGAGCTTGGCCCACGCCACCAAGAAACTCTTCTTTCGTCAGCGTGTGAACACAATGGTTGCCGAGCACATAGTGCCGTTGGTCGCAGATCGCCGAGAAGCTTTGATTGATTCGGCTAAGATATCCTAGCTCGGTTTCCACACTATCAGCCGCATCGATGAGGTCACCGAGTTCGACAATGAACGAGAGCTTCTGTTTGGCGAAGTGTTCTGCGGCTTCGGACAGCTTGTCGAGTGTCTCACGATAATGGCGACTACCAGCTGGCGGCTTGTCGGCATAGTGCAGGTCCGTAACGAGCCCGACTTGCAAAGCGGGTTCATTCGCTTCGCTAGCGAGTAGTGATGGCGTGATGCAGGTCGAAGCGGTGAGCACCAACGAGCCATTCATTAGAAATGCTCTGCGTCCTTGGGATGTTCGACGCGTTGAAATGGCTTCGTGCCCAGCTGTTGCGAAGTCGTCTTTGGTAGTCATTCTGGATACTAGTCGTTTTGGACTTTGAAGCCAATGCGGCGGTCAGGGGTCGCCAAGTTTAAAGCTCCCCGGCAACCTTTATCCTTGTCGCAGCGTCCGTTGGCAACAAGGAGTCGACCGTCGGATAGCCCCTCGATGCCAAGCGAGCAATCGATCTCGTGGCGTCCGATCAAGTTAAAGTCGGCGTCGGTGACCAGCAGAATTTTTGGATCGCCGTAACATCCGAACCACCAGCGGTCGTGTGCGAAGGTTGCCGTCTGGATGCCCAAGTAGGTATGGCCGCTTTTGATCACATGCTTTTTCACAAACTGAAAATCAGCGTCGTACTCGTAGACATAATTTTCTTGAATGTTGGCGGGCAAGCCGCCGACGACAAAAAAACGATCGTCACGATGGCCGATACCACCCGCACCATGATAGACCTTTTGAGTCTCATACGAGGCCAAGTGTTCCAGTGACTTGGCATCGTAAACGTAGACCCATGAGTCGGCATTTCCGTTGGGATCGTTGAACTTACCAAGGTTAACCGCTACGTACAGCTTGCCATCCTGGTAACACAGATCGCCATGATGATTAGCAACGGGAATCTTCTTCAGCACGCTGCCGTTGAGGTCTGTTTTTACAAGCGTTGTTGTGAACGACCAATAGATCTCGTTTTTACCGTTGGTGCAGATGCCTTGCAAATGATGTTGGTAAGTTCCTTCGCACTGGGCGCTGGCAAATCTCGATTGCCATTGATTTGTCTCGTGTTCAAAGAGTTCCAGCCAGCTCAATACGATGGCTGATCGAAGAGTCTTCAGCTCGCGGTACTCGTCGGGTGTCTTTCCCCAGTAGAAGCCGATCCAACCGGCCGCGTACTTTTTCGCTTCACCGATAAAGTGGCTGAGTTCTTCGGTGCTGCATTTCAGTGGGAAAACTTCTTCGATGACAACCGGCTTGCCGACAGACGCGAATCCTTTCAGTGTGGCGGTTGCCTCATCGAGTTTGTCGGACTCTGGATAAAGATGTACGGCGATGAAGTCGAGCTGTTCGGTGACTTTATCTGGGACGAAACCCGACGTCAGGCCGGGGCGATCAAGACTCCAATGTACAAGTCCGACTGTGATCAGATGATTCTGGTCATGCTTGCGAATCGCAGCGGTAAGCTGGTTGATCCAGCGTTTGGCGATCTCGTGGCGAGGCCGGCCCCCTGCGGAACGGGTGATGAATTGAACAAAATGCTTTCCACCAAAACCAGCACCAAGCCAATCGTCTCGTTCATCATTACCGGGGACCACCGGTTCGTTCATCAAGTCGTAGCAGAAGATCGCGGGGCTATTGGCGCAGCGTTCTGCAACGGATTCCCAAAATACGCACTGGGCATTCCATCGCTGTGATTCACTGAGTTTGTCATACCAAGCGGGAACATCTTTTTTGTGATAGCAGCCGAGCCCGGTTAGATCGAGGTATAGCCCTGTCGTTTCGGCCAGCTTGATTAGACGTTCAAATTGATCGAGCGAATCATTGTTCGGTTTGTCGGCCGATTCCATGAAGGCAGCGAACTGAAGATGGATGCGAATGACGTTCGCTCCAAGCTGCTTCATTTCCGCAAAGTCTTCGATGACGGTGGCCCACTCGTCATTCCAGTATTCCTCAATGAGTCGCCCGCTGTCCTCTTGGTGGTCGTAGTTAAATCCCCAAGGGACAAACTTGCGTCCCGACTTTTCCATCACGAACGATCGGTTGTCGTTGGCCACTCGAATCCATTCAAGCTCGGCAGCAAGGCACTGGCTCGCGAGTGCCAGAATGAA
This genomic interval from Stieleria sp. JC731 contains the following:
- a CDS encoding metallophosphoesterase family protein, with the translated sequence MTTKDDFATAGHEAISTRRTSQGRRAFLMNGSLVLTASTCITPSLLASEANEPALQVGLVTDLHYADKPPAGSRHYRETLDKLSEAAEHFAKQKLSFIVELGDLIDAADSVETELGYLSRINQSFSAICDQRHYVLGNHCVHTLTKEEFLGGVGQAQSYYSFDSGDYHFVVLDSCFRSDGQPYGRKNFVWTDPNIPAAELDWLKADLSNTTKKTVVFAHQRLDVNNQHGVKNAAEVRKVLEQSGNVLAVFQGHSHKNDLKDINGIHYCTLVAMVEGSGANNNGYSVMNLSADGTIEITGFRKQNNYRWAQ
- a CDS encoding cellulase family glycosylhydrolase, whose translation is MRTTKLALLVFILALASQCLAAELEWIRVANDNRSFVMEKSGRKFVPWGFNYDHQEDSGRLIEEYWNDEWATVIEDFAEMKQLGANVIRIHLQFAAFMESADKPNNDSLDQFERLIKLAETTGLYLDLTGLGCYHKKDVPAWYDKLSESQRWNAQCVFWESVAERCANSPAIFCYDLMNEPVVPGNDERDDWLGAGFGGKHFVQFITRSAGGRPRHEIAKRWINQLTAAIRKHDQNHLITVGLVHWSLDRPGLTSGFVPDKVTEQLDFIAVHLYPESDKLDEATATLKGFASVGKPVVIEEVFPLKCSTEELSHFIGEAKKYAAGWIGFYWGKTPDEYRELKTLRSAIVLSWLELFEHETNQWQSRFASAQCEGTYQHHLQGICTNGKNEIYWSFTTTLVKTDLNGSVLKKIPVANHHGDLCYQDGKLYVAVNLGKFNDPNGNADSWVYVYDAKSLEHLASYETQKVYHGAGGIGHRDDRFFVVGGLPANIQENYVYEYDADFQFVKKHVIKSGHTYLGIQTATFAHDRWWFGCYGDPKILLVTDADFNLIGRHEIDCSLGIEGLSDGRLLVANGRCDKDKGCRGALNLATPDRRIGFKVQND